From one Callithrix jacchus isolate 240 chromosome 2, calJac240_pri, whole genome shotgun sequence genomic stretch:
- the ZNF316 gene encoding zinc finger protein 316 has product MATLHTTPDSPAAQLEQAEDGSECDLDQEEEEEEEEKGEEAQEVEEEEEEIVLEEEEEGVAEVVEDAQVEEDTQVEEDAQVEEVAEVEVEADVEEEEGVEEVLTEVQHPALGTEERLSHGGDAKSAVLQEKGLQASQLPVTPRDEDLEEEEEEEEEDEDEDEDDLLMAGSQGLVTFEDVAVYFSLEEWERLEADQRGLYQEVMQENYGILVSLGYPIPKPDLIFRLEQGEEPWVPDSPRPEEGDIVTGVYTGAWFWTDDIEDHEEEDDEDFLAEVAEEENEPPGLWSAAYGVGDVPGTWGPDDSDSAQTPEGWGPDPGGLGVLADGSEAKPFLPGREPGANLLSPWAFQATVAAPAGRPETTCDVCGKVFPHRSRLAKHQRYHAAVKPFGCEECGKGFVYRSHLAIHQRTHTGEKPFPCPDCGKRFVYKSHLVTHRRIHTGERPYRCAFCGAGFGRRSYLVTHQRTHTGERPYPCPHCGRSFSQSSALARHRAVHTADRPHCCPDCGQAFRLRADFQRHRRGGACAEPGGDGPRREPGETAAAAVPEDTELGPEGSERREVGEADGEAESGAQGREEAVAVAPNPTPSGKADPAPDRRFLELGNGLGEGEGPSSHPLGFHFPVHPKSWLHPDSFPILGLPDFGERLPVDGRPLPAPLGGPLSLVEGSGLACDPFGGGAGVGGGGLRAFGPAVGGLLAEPAPAALAEEESPWICSDCGKTFGRRAALAKHQRYHAGERPHRCADCGKSFVYGSHLARHRRTHTGERPFPCPECGARFARGSHLAAHVRGHTGEKPFVCGVCGAGFSRRAHLTAHGRAHTGERPYACGECGRRFGQSAALTRHQWAHAEEKPHRCPDCGKGFGHSSDFKRHRRTHTGEKPFRCADCGRGFAQRSNLAKHRRGHTGERPFPCPECGKRFSQRSVLVTHQRTHTGERPYACANCGRRFSQSSHLLTHMKTHRGAAAAPGSGSAPAPASKPEAPAKGPPSAGPGERGSALLEFAGGTSFGSEHQAAFAGPSGAYPEGVL; this is encoded by the exons ATGGCGACGCTCCACACGACTCCTGACTCCCCAGCTGCCCAGCTGGAGCAGGCAGAGGATGGGTCAGAGTGTGACCTTgaccaggaggaagaggaggaagaggaagaaaagggggaagAGGCACAGGAggtagaagaggaggaggaggagatagtgctggaagaggaggaggagggtgtggCAGAGGTGGTGGAGGACGCGCAGGTGGAAGAGGACACGCAGGTGGAGGAGGACGCGCAGGTGGAGGAGGTGGCCGAAGTGGAGGTGGAAGCggatgtggaggaggaggagggcgtgGAGGAGGTGCTGACAGAGGTACAGCATCCAGCATTGGGGACCGAGGAGCGACTTAGCCATGGTGGTGATGCCAAGTCCGCAGTTCTGCAGGAAAAGG GCCTGCAGGCCTCCCAGCTTCCAGTCACTCCTAGGGATGAggacctggaggaggaggaggaggaggaggaggaggacgaggacgaGGACGAGGATGATTTGCTGATGGCTGGGTCTCAG GGGCTGGTGACCTTTGAAGACGTGGCTGTGTACTTCTCCCTGGAAGAGTGGGAAAGGCTGGAGGCAGACCAGCGGGGCCTCTACCAGGAAGTCATGCAGGAGAACTATGGAATTCTAGTGTCCTTGG GGTACCCAATCCCCAAGCCCGATTTGATCTTCCGGCTGGAGCAAGGGGAAGAACCTTGGGTCCCAGACAGCCCCCGACCTGAGGAAGGAGACATTGTCACCGGTGTCTACACAG GAGCCTGGTTCTGGACGGATGACATAGAGGACCACGAGGAGGAAGACGACGAGGACTTCCTGGCAGAGGTGGCCGAGGAGGAGAATGAGCCCCCGGGGCTTTGGTCGGCTGCCTACGGCGTGGGGGACGtgcctgggacctggggccccgACGACTCGGATTCGGCGCAGACTCCGGAGGGGTGGGGACCTGACCCAGGCGGCCTCGGGGTCCTAGCCGACGGCTCCGAAGCGAAGCCTTTCCTGCCCGGTCGGGAGCCGGGGGCGAACCTGCTGTCGCCCTGGGCGTTCCAGGCCACGGTGGCCGCGCCGGCCGGGCGGCCCGAGACCACGTGCGATGTTTGCGGCAAGGTCTTCCCGCACCGCTCGCGGCTGGCCAAGCACCAGCGCTACCACGCGGCTGTCAAGCCCTTTGGCTGTGAGGAGTGCGGCAAGGGCTTCGTGTACCGCTCGCACCTGGCCATTCACCAGCGCACGCACACTGGCGAGAAGCCGTTCCCGTGCCCGGACTGCGGCAAGCGCTTCGTCTACAAGTCGCACCTGGTGACGCACCGACGCATCCACACTGGCGAGCGGCCGTACCGCTGCGCCTTCTGTGGCGCGGGCTTCGGACGCCGCTCCTACCTGGTCACTCACCAGCGCACGCACACGGGCGAGCGGCCCTACCCGTGTCCGCACTGCGGTCGCAGCTTCAGCCAGAGCTCGGCGCTGGCGCGGCACCGGGCGGTGCACACGGCTGACCGCCCGCACTGCTGTCCCGACTGCGGCCAGGCCTTCCGCCTGCGCGCCGATTTCCAGCGCCATCGGCGCGGCGGGGCCTGTGCGGAGCCGGGTGGCGACGGCCCCCGACGGGAACCCGGCGAGACGGCGGCCGCCGCGGTGCCGGAGGACACTGAACTCGGGCCTGAGGGGTCGGAGCGGCGTGAAGTCGGAGAGGCGGACGGAGAGGCGGAGTCCGGGGCCCAGGGGAGAGAGGAGGCGGTGGCGGTGGCGCCCAACCCCACCCCCAGCGGCAAGGCAGACCCCGCGCCGGACAGGCGCTTCCTGGAGCTTGGCAACGGCCTAGGGGAGGGCGAAGGCCCCTCCTCCCACCCGCTAGGCTTCCATTTCCCCGTGCACCCAAAGTCCTGGTTACACCCGGACAGCTTCCCGATCCTGGGCCTGCCCGACTTCGGAGAGCGGCTGCCGGTCGATGGGCGCCCGCTCCCAGCGCCCCTGGGGGGTCCGCTCTCCCTGGTGGAGGGCAGCGGGCTGGCCTGCGATCCTTTCGGTGGCGGGGCCGGGGTCGGCGGAGGTGGCCTGCGTGCGTTCGGGCCCGCCGTCGGCGGACTGCTGGCCGAGCCTGCGCCGGCCGCGCTGGCGGAGGAGGAGAGTCCGTGGATCTGCTCCGACTGCGGCAAGACGTTCGGGCGCCGGGCGGCGCTGGCCAAGCACCAGCGCTACCACGCGGGCGAGCGGCCTCACCGGTGCGCCGACTGCGGCAAGAGCTTCGTATACGGCTCGCACCTGGCGCGCCACCGGCGCACGCACACCGGCGAGCGGCCCTTCCCTTGCCCCGAGTGTGGTGCGCGCTTCGCCCGCGGCTCGCACCTGGCGGCGCACGTGCGCGGCCACACCGGCGAGAAGCCATTTGTGTGCGGCGTCTGCGGCGCGGGCTTCAGCCGCCGCGCACACCTCACGGCGCACGGACGCGCGCACACCGGGGAGCGGCCCTACGCGTGCGGCGAGTGCGGCCGGCGCTTCGGACAGAGCGCGGCGCTGACTCGGCACCAGTGGGCGCACGCGGAGGAGAAGCCGCACCGCTGCCCCGACTGCGGCAAGGGCTTCGGCCACAGCTCGGACTTTAAGCGGCACCGGCGTACGCATACGGGCGAGAAGCCCTTCCGCTGCGCCGACTGCGGCCGCGGCTTCGCGCAACGCTCCAACCTGGCCAAACACCGGCGCGGCCACACAGGCGAGCGCCCCTTCCCGTGCCCCGAGTGCGGCAAGCGCTTCTCGCAGCGCTCGGTGCTGGTCACGCATCAGCGCACGCACACGGGCGAGCGGCCCTACGCCTGCGCCAACTGCGGTCGCCGCTTCTCCCAGAGCTCGCACCTGCTTACTCACATGAAGACGCACCGCGGCGCCGCTGCCGCGCCGGGCTCGGGTTCAGCCCCGGCCCCTGCGTCCAAGCCCGAGGCGCCCGCCAAGGGGCCGCCCAGCGCCGGCCCGGGGGAGCGCGGCAGCGCCCTGCTGGAGTTCGCGGGCGGCACCAGCTTCGGCTCGGAGCATCAGGCCGCGTTCGCCGGGCCCTCGGGCGCCTACCCGGAGGGCGTCCTGTGA